One genomic segment of Buchnera aphidicola (Chaitoregma tattakana) includes these proteins:
- the rpoB gene encoding DNA-directed RNA polymerase subunit beta, translated as MDFSYTEKKRIRKNFSKIPKVLDIPYLLSIQINSFKKFIEQDNKNMHGLEAAFKSVFPIKNYNSTATLQYISYKLGKNPFNMKECHTRGLTYSSPLKVKLKLTIYTKDSTEKRKIIKIKEQEVYMGDIPLMTENGTFIINGTERVVVSQLHRSPGVFFDSDKGKTHSSGKILYNARIIPYRGSWIDFEFDQRDNLFVRIDRRRKLPISIFLKAMNYDKEKMLKIFFKKDIFKIVKNKFYMKLYPERLRGETTFFDIKYKNKTYVKNGKKITIRHINKLKQDNIKEIKIPIEYLIGKISANNYSDKNNGKTIITANTELSVKTISQIINSGIPQIETIFTNDLDQGAYISNTIKIDPTQDRDQSLIEIYRMMRPGEPPAKEAATTLFNNLFFSEERYDLSIVGRMKLNSALFRNEVKGPTILEKRDIIDVIKKLIDIRNGNGQVDDIDHLGNRRIRSVGEMVENQFRIGLVRVERAVKERLSLNDLENLSPQDIVNAKPISASIKEFFGSSQLSQFMDQNNPLAEITHKRRISALGVGGLTRERAGFEVRDVHPTHYGRVCPIETPEGPNIGLINSLSVYAKINKYGFLETPYRKVVKGLVTKNICYLSAIEECQYIIAQANANINKENKFVEEFITCRYKGESGLFMSKQVDYMDVSTQQIVSVGSSLIPFLEHDDANRALMGANMQRQAVPTLKPEKPLIGTGIERSVAIDSGVTIVSKRSGKVKYVDSTKIVVETEKQTTEDSTFGIDIYNLTKYTRSNQNTCINQTPCVQVNENIIKGDVIADGTSTDLGELALGQNLRVAFMPWNGYNFEDSILISEKVVKEDRFTTIHIQELSCISRDTKLGSEEITSDIPNVGESALSKLDESGIVYIGAEVKENDILIGKVTPKGETQLTPEEKLLRAIFGEKASDVKDSSLRVPNGTIGTVIDVQVFTRDGIKKDKRTLEIEEMNINKAKKNLLTKFMILKKNILKKICKISSIKEINELDILKIAKNIHLKNNFNIKEQNKIKLLLEKYKQLKKKLKKDIHTTKKKILKGDDLAPGILKIVKVYLAVKRQIQVGDKMAGRHGNKGVISKINPVEDMPYDKFGHPIDIVLNPLGVPSRMNIGQILETHLGMASKGIGEIIENMISEKKDVTEIRKYIQKVFDLGKDIKQKIDLKKFSDKELLILANNFIKGMPISTPVFDGATEKEIKKMLKLANYPTSGQITLFDGRTGEKFERPVTVGYMYMLKLNHLVDDKMHARSTGSYSLITQQPLGGKAQFGGQRFGEMEVWALEAYGASHTLQEMLTVKSDDVSGRTRMYKNIVDGNYKMNPGMPESFNVLLKEIRSLGINIELESKYNT; from the coding sequence ATGGATTTTTCTTACACTGAAAAAAAAAGAATTAGAAAAAATTTTAGTAAAATACCTAAAGTATTAGATATACCATATCTTTTATCTATTCAAATAAACTCCTTTAAAAAATTTATAGAACAAGACAATAAAAATATGCATGGGCTAGAAGCTGCATTTAAATCAGTCTTTCCAATAAAAAACTACAACTCTACTGCAACACTCCAATACATTAGTTACAAACTTGGGAAAAACCCTTTTAATATGAAAGAATGTCATACTAGAGGACTAACCTATTCGTCTCCACTAAAAGTTAAACTAAAACTTACAATATATACAAAAGACTCAACAGAAAAAAGAAAAATAATAAAAATAAAAGAACAAGAAGTATACATGGGAGATATACCATTAATGACAGAAAATGGAACTTTTATAATTAATGGTACTGAAAGAGTAGTAGTATCACAGTTACACAGAAGCCCTGGGGTTTTCTTCGACAGTGATAAAGGCAAAACACATTCTTCAGGAAAGATACTATACAATGCTAGAATAATTCCTTACAGAGGGTCATGGATAGATTTTGAATTTGATCAAAGAGACAATTTGTTTGTTAGAATAGATAGAAGAAGAAAACTTCCTATTAGTATATTTTTAAAAGCTATGAATTATGACAAAGAAAAAATGTTAAAAATTTTTTTTAAAAAAGACATTTTCAAAATAGTAAAAAATAAATTCTATATGAAGTTATATCCTGAAAGATTAAGAGGAGAAACTACATTTTTTGATATTAAATATAAAAATAAAACATATGTAAAAAATGGCAAAAAAATTACTATAAGACATATAAATAAGTTAAAACAAGACAATATAAAAGAAATTAAAATACCAATAGAATATTTAATCGGAAAAATATCTGCTAACAACTATTCTGACAAAAATAATGGAAAAACTATAATAACTGCTAACACTGAACTTTCCGTAAAAACTATTAGTCAAATAATAAATTCTGGAATACCACAAATAGAAACAATATTTACAAATGATTTAGACCAAGGTGCATATATATCTAATACTATAAAAATAGATCCAACACAAGACAGAGACCAATCTCTTATTGAAATATATAGAATGATGAGACCTGGAGAACCACCAGCTAAAGAAGCCGCCACTACTTTGTTTAATAATCTGTTCTTCTCAGAAGAAAGATATGATCTATCTATAGTAGGAAGAATGAAATTAAATAGTGCATTATTTAGAAATGAAGTAAAAGGACCTACAATTTTAGAAAAACGAGATATAATAGATGTAATAAAAAAACTTATAGATATACGAAATGGTAACGGACAAGTAGATGATATTGACCATTTAGGAAATAGAAGAATAAGATCTGTAGGAGAAATGGTAGAAAATCAGTTTAGAATAGGCCTTGTAAGAGTAGAAAGAGCTGTAAAAGAAAGACTATCGCTTAATGATTTAGAAAACTTATCTCCTCAAGACATAGTAAATGCTAAACCAATATCAGCATCTATAAAGGAATTCTTTGGATCCAGTCAATTATCACAGTTCATGGATCAAAACAATCCTCTAGCTGAAATTACACATAAAAGAAGAATATCAGCACTTGGTGTAGGGGGGCTTACTAGAGAAAGAGCTGGTTTTGAAGTTAGAGATGTTCACCCAACACACTATGGAAGGGTCTGTCCTATAGAAACCCCTGAAGGGCCAAACATAGGACTGATAAACTCTTTATCTGTATACGCAAAAATTAATAAATATGGTTTTTTAGAAACTCCATACAGAAAAGTTGTGAAAGGTCTAGTAACTAAAAACATTTGTTATTTATCAGCTATAGAAGAATGTCAGTACATAATAGCTCAAGCTAATGCTAACATAAATAAAGAAAATAAATTTGTAGAAGAATTTATTACATGTAGATATAAAGGAGAATCAGGATTATTTATGTCTAAACAAGTAGATTATATGGATGTATCTACACAACAAATAGTATCAGTAGGATCTTCTTTAATACCTTTTTTAGAGCATGATGATGCTAATAGAGCATTAATGGGAGCTAACATGCAAAGACAAGCAGTCCCAACATTAAAACCAGAAAAACCTTTAATAGGAACTGGAATAGAAAGATCTGTAGCAATAGATTCTGGTGTAACAATAGTATCAAAAAGAAGTGGAAAAGTAAAATATGTAGATTCTACAAAAATAGTAGTTGAAACAGAAAAACAAACAACAGAAGACAGTACATTTGGTATAGATATTTATAATTTAACTAAATACACTAGATCAAATCAAAATACTTGTATCAATCAAACTCCTTGTGTTCAAGTAAATGAAAACATAATTAAAGGTGATGTAATAGCTGATGGAACTTCTACAGATCTAGGAGAATTGGCTCTAGGACAAAACTTGAGAGTAGCTTTTATGCCATGGAATGGATACAACTTTGAAGACTCCATATTAATATCAGAAAAAGTAGTAAAAGAAGATAGATTTACTACAATACACATACAAGAACTCTCTTGCATATCCAGAGATACAAAACTAGGTTCTGAAGAAATAACTTCTGATATACCTAATGTTGGCGAAAGTGCTTTATCAAAATTAGATGAATCAGGAATAGTGTATATAGGTGCAGAAGTAAAAGAAAATGACATATTAATAGGGAAAGTAACTCCAAAAGGAGAAACACAATTAACTCCTGAAGAAAAACTATTAAGAGCAATTTTTGGAGAAAAAGCTTCAGATGTAAAAGATTCTTCCTTAAGAGTACCAAATGGAACTATAGGAACTGTAATAGATGTACAAGTATTTACTAGGGATGGCATAAAAAAAGACAAAAGAACTTTAGAAATTGAAGAAATGAATATTAATAAAGCAAAAAAAAATTTGTTAACAAAGTTTATGATTCTAAAAAAAAATATATTAAAAAAAATTTGTAAAATATCATCTATAAAAGAAATAAATGAATTAGACATCTTAAAAATAGCAAAAAACATACATTTAAAAAACAATTTTAATATCAAAGAACAAAATAAAATAAAATTACTATTAGAAAAATATAAACAACTAAAAAAAAAATTAAAAAAAGACATACACACAACCAAAAAAAAAATCTTAAAAGGAGATGATTTAGCACCTGGAATTTTAAAAATAGTTAAAGTATATTTAGCTGTTAAAAGACAAATACAAGTTGGAGATAAAATGGCTGGTAGACATGGTAATAAAGGAGTAATATCAAAAATAAATCCAGTTGAAGATATGCCATATGACAAATTTGGACATCCTATAGATATAGTATTAAATCCATTAGGCGTTCCATCTAGAATGAATATAGGACAAATTTTAGAAACTCATTTGGGTATGGCTTCTAAAGGAATAGGCGAAATAATTGAAAATATGATATCAGAAAAAAAAGACGTAACTGAAATAAGAAAATATATACAAAAAGTGTTTGATTTAGGAAAAGATATAAAACAAAAAATAGATTTAAAAAAATTTTCAGACAAAGAATTATTAATTCTAGCAAACAATTTTATAAAAGGAATGCCAATTTCAACTCCTGTATTTGACGGGGCAACAGAAAAAGAAATTAAAAAAATGTTAAAACTAGCTAATTATCCTACATCAGGACAAATTACATTATTTGATGGCAGAACTGGAGAAAAATTTGAAAGACCGGTTACTGTAGGATATATGTATATGTTGAAATTAAATCATTTAGTAGATGATAAAATGCATGCTAGATCCACAGGTTCATATAGTCTTATAACTCAGCAACCATTAGGGGGAAAAGCTCAATTTGGCGGACAAAGATTTGGAGAAATGGAAGTCTGGGCTTTAGAAGCATATGGTGCATCGCATACATTACAAGAAATGTTAACAGTAAAATCAGATGATGTAAGCGGGAGAACAAGAATGTATAAAAATATAGTAGATGGAAATTATAAGATGAATCCAGGAATGCCTGAATCATTTAATGTGCTACTAAAAGAAATAAGATCACTTGGAATAAATATTGAATTAGAAAGCAAATACAATACATAA
- the rplL gene encoding 50S ribosomal protein L7/L12, whose protein sequence is MSISKNEIVKEIENMSVKNVLDLISIMEKRFNISSKDISGNITKKNEKTEKEKTEFNIFLKSIGPNKISVIKAIRSITNLGLKESKDLVESAPVIIKENVNKKELTILKDTLEKSGAIIEIK, encoded by the coding sequence ATGTCAATAAGTAAAAATGAAATAGTAAAAGAAATAGAAAACATGTCAGTAAAAAACGTTTTAGATCTAATTTCTATAATGGAAAAAAGATTTAATATATCTTCTAAAGATATATCAGGAAACATAACAAAAAAAAACGAAAAAACAGAAAAAGAAAAAACGGAGTTTAATATTTTTTTAAAATCTATTGGGCCAAATAAAATATCTGTAATAAAGGCAATAAGAAGCATTACTAATTTAGGATTAAAAGAATCCAAAGATTTAGTAGAATCTGCTCCTGTAATAATAAAAGAAAACGTTAATAAAAAAGAATTAACAATATTAAAAGACACATTAGAAAAATCAGGAGCTATAATAGAAATAAAATAA
- the rplJ gene encoding 50S ribosomal protein L10: MILNTEKKKKIIKNIYKFSKYAKSAIIANFSKITSNEINYLRKISLKRDVVIKIIKNTLLKISIKNTNLQCLKKEIKGPTLIAYSMKHPGSAARLFKEFKKKCSNFKPKIGSFSGKIISILELSTMLTHKESIIKLINFFREICIMRLIKIINIIKNKKNIKK; the protein is encoded by the coding sequence ATGATATTAAATACAGAAAAAAAAAAGAAAATTATAAAAAATATATATAAATTTTCAAAATACGCCAAATCAGCTATTATAGCAAATTTTTCTAAAATTACTTCTAATGAAATAAACTATTTAAGAAAAATTTCTCTAAAAAGGGATGTTGTTATAAAAATTATAAAAAATACATTATTAAAAATATCTATAAAAAACACTAATTTACAATGTTTGAAAAAAGAAATTAAAGGCCCTACTTTAATAGCATACTCTATGAAACACCCCGGTAGTGCTGCAAGGTTATTTAAAGAATTTAAAAAAAAATGCTCAAATTTTAAACCAAAAATAGGATCATTTTCAGGAAAAATAATTTCAATATTAGAATTATCTACTATGCTAACACATAAGGAGTCTATAATTAAACTAATAAATTTTTTTAGAGAAATATGTATTATGAGACTAATTAAAATTATTAATATAATAAAAAATAAAAAAAATATAAAAAAATAA
- the rplA gene encoding 50S ribosomal protein L1, translating into MKINSKRMRKITNIIKKKKIYNIEECITTLKKLSVLKFTESIDVAINLNINTKKSEQNIRNTVLLPNKLEKKNKILVFTKGKNIDLAKKAKADYIYQEGTKNIKKEIKKFNIVIASPDSMNIVGKLGHILGPRGLMPNIKFGTLTNNIYNAIIKIKEGQIKYKSDKSGIIHASIGKVNFTRKQIKENFLAFMKSLKQSKPTKIKGEFFKKIYFSTTMGGSIQINHSDLNI; encoded by the coding sequence ATGAAAATTAATAGTAAAAGAATGAGAAAAATAACAAATATAATAAAAAAAAAAAAAATATATAATATAGAAGAATGTATAACAACTTTAAAAAAATTATCTGTATTAAAATTTACAGAAAGTATAGATGTTGCTATAAATTTAAACATAAATACAAAAAAATCCGAACAAAACATAAGAAACACAGTATTACTTCCTAACAAATTAGAAAAAAAAAATAAAATCTTAGTATTTACAAAAGGAAAAAATATAGACTTAGCAAAAAAAGCAAAAGCAGATTACATATATCAAGAAGGAACAAAAAATATTAAAAAAGAAATTAAAAAATTTAATATAGTTATTGCATCTCCTGACTCAATGAATATAGTAGGAAAATTAGGTCATATATTAGGACCAAGAGGATTAATGCCAAATATAAAATTTGGAACACTAACAAATAACATATATAATGCAATTATAAAAATAAAAGAAGGACAAATAAAATATAAAAGTGATAAAAGCGGAATAATACATGCTTCTATAGGGAAAGTAAATTTTACAAGAAAACAAATAAAAGAAAACTTTTTAGCATTTATGAAATCATTAAAACAGTCAAAACCTACCAAAATAAAAGGGGAATTTTTTAAAAAAATTTATTTCTCTACTACAATGGGTGGGTCTATACAAATTAATCATTCTGATTTAAACATATAA
- the rplK gene encoding 50S ribosomal protein L11 has product MSKKIQDYIKLQVLSGMANPSPPVGPALGQKGLNIMEFCKNFNEKTKNMEKGIPIPVIISIFTDKTFSFITKTPPASVLLKKLANIKKGSGKNKIEKVGKITKKQIYEISNIKIKDMNSININKIALSIEGTAKSIGLSIED; this is encoded by the coding sequence ATGTCAAAAAAGATACAAGATTATATAAAATTACAAGTATTGTCAGGCATGGCTAATCCAAGCCCTCCAGTTGGCCCAGCTCTAGGGCAAAAAGGTTTAAATATAATGGAATTTTGCAAAAATTTTAATGAAAAAACCAAAAACATGGAAAAAGGTATTCCAATACCAGTAATAATATCAATATTCACTGATAAAACATTTAGTTTTATAACCAAAACTCCTCCTGCATCTGTATTATTAAAAAAATTAGCAAATATAAAAAAAGGGTCCGGAAAAAATAAAATAGAAAAAGTGGGAAAAATAACTAAAAAACAAATATATGAAATATCTAATATAAAAATTAAAGACATGAATAGCATAAATATAAACAAAATAGCTCTTTCGATAGAAGGAACAGCAAAATCTATAGGTTTATCAATAGAAGATTAA
- the secE gene encoding preprotein translocase subunit SecE — MKKKNNNTVKLILTLLIMFLEIVCLLYSFINNKFTNQILFTSIFILTLLIFVKITKKYYKLLKFFKETKILLKEIEWPKKFEIFNISITIILVTTIISIILWIIDSILFYIISNIMSIRL; from the coding sequence ATGAAAAAAAAAAATAATAACACTGTTAAACTTATTTTAACATTATTAATTATGTTTTTAGAAATAGTATGTTTACTATACTCTTTTATAAACAATAAATTTACAAATCAAATTTTATTTACATCTATTTTTATTTTAACATTATTAATCTTTGTAAAAATTACAAAAAAATACTATAAATTGTTGAAATTTTTTAAAGAAACTAAAATTTTACTCAAAGAAATAGAATGGCCTAAAAAATTTGAAATATTTAACATATCTATTACAATAATATTAGTCACTACTATAATATCTATCATCTTATGGATAATAGATAGTATATTATTTTACATCATATCAAATATTATGTCTATAAGGTTATAA
- a CDS encoding methylenetetrahydrofolate reductase, with product MFNINNNINNIYESYINFRNKINISFEMFPPSTESNKENFSETFKKLSKINPSFFSITCNQNLGGNNKTFSLIESIKRKTKIDIVPHVTCIGCSKKELSDIVTNYWNSGVRKILALRGDNFSSNLNSDFCYASDFVYELKKIKNFEILVAAYPEKHPESKNKITDIYNLKRKIDNGANKAITQFFFKIDNYLKFRDKCFSIGIKKEIVPGILPIYDLLQLKRFIKMTNVSVPDWIYNVFHKVKNDSNSYKIISGIILFNIVNKLFKEGVRSFHFYTLNRSDIIYSISHLLKINKINISNII from the coding sequence ATGTTTAACATAAACAATAATATAAATAACATATATGAATCATACATAAATTTTAGAAATAAAATAAATATTTCTTTTGAAATGTTTCCTCCATCTACAGAATCTAATAAAGAGAATTTTAGTGAAACTTTTAAAAAACTTTCTAAAATTAATCCGAGTTTTTTTTCTATAACATGTAATCAAAATTTAGGTGGAAATAATAAAACTTTTTCTTTAATAGAAAGTATAAAAAGAAAAACTAAAATAGATATAGTACCACATGTTACATGTATAGGATGTTCTAAAAAAGAATTGTCAGATATTGTAACTAATTATTGGAATTCTGGTGTTAGAAAAATATTAGCATTAAGAGGAGATAATTTTTCTAGTAACTTAAATAGTGATTTTTGTTATGCATCTGATTTTGTATATGAATTAAAGAAAATAAAAAATTTTGAAATTTTAGTTGCTGCATATCCAGAAAAACATCCTGAATCTAAAAATAAAATAACAGATATATATAATTTAAAAAGAAAAATTGATAATGGTGCTAATAAAGCTATTACGCAATTTTTTTTCAAAATAGACAATTATTTAAAATTTAGAGACAAATGTTTTTCTATAGGTATTAAAAAAGAAATAGTTCCTGGAATATTGCCAATATATGATTTGCTGCAATTGAAAAGGTTTATAAAAATGACTAATGTATCAGTTCCTGATTGGATTTATAACGTTTTTCATAAAGTTAAAAATGATTCTAATTCTTACAAAATAATTAGTGGTATAATATTATTTAATATTGTGAATAAATTGTTTAAAGAAGGAGTAAGATCTTTTCATTTTTATACTTTAAATAGATCAGATATAATTTATTCAATTAGTCATTTGTTAAAAATTAACAAGATTAATATTAGTAATATTATATGA
- a CDS encoding argininosuccinate synthase — MKNSNIKKVLLAYSGGLDTSVIIPWIKENYKSEVVAFVANIGQSEDELKNIEQKAIMLGADKCYVKDLRKEFIKYYIYPLLQSCALYENNYFLGTSIARPIIAKKQVELANEINADALCHGATGKGNDQIRFESAYISLAQDLKIISPWREWKFKSRLDLLKYLKQKNIKSNYNEKKIYSRDENIFHLSTEGGELENLWNSSEKEHLWSLTIDPVAAKSKPEYIKVKMVNGYINSINNKKFSLLNSLQKLNKIGSSHGIGRIDFVENRTVGIKSRGCYETPGGTIISKIIQSLDQLILDRDCLRWKNVIASEFSYLIYDGKWFTPFRKVLLKNIKFFAKFLTGTVIVRLYKGNVTVLKKKSQNSLYSKEFCTFNDENFTYKHSDADGFIKLLNMSSLIRSMKKLN, encoded by the coding sequence ATGAAAAATAGTAACATTAAAAAAGTTTTATTAGCATATTCAGGTGGTTTAGATACTTCAGTAATTATACCTTGGATTAAAGAAAATTATAAATCGGAAGTAGTAGCTTTCGTTGCAAATATAGGGCAGTCTGAAGACGAATTAAAAAATATAGAACAAAAAGCTATAATGTTAGGGGCCGATAAATGTTATGTAAAAGACTTAAGAAAAGAATTTATTAAATATTATATATATCCTTTATTACAATCTTGTGCTTTATATGAGAACAATTATTTTTTAGGCACGTCTATAGCTAGGCCAATTATAGCCAAAAAGCAAGTTGAGCTGGCAAATGAAATAAATGCTGATGCATTGTGTCATGGTGCTACAGGAAAGGGCAATGATCAAATTAGATTTGAAAGTGCATATATATCTTTAGCACAAGATTTAAAAATAATTTCTCCATGGAGAGAATGGAAATTTAAATCTAGACTAGATTTATTAAAATATTTAAAACAAAAAAATATAAAGTCTAATTATAATGAAAAAAAGATTTATAGTAGAGACGAAAATATATTTCATCTTTCGACTGAAGGAGGAGAATTAGAAAATTTGTGGAATTCTTCAGAAAAAGAACATTTGTGGTCTTTAACTATAGATCCTGTAGCAGCGAAATCTAAACCAGAATATATTAAAGTTAAGATGGTAAATGGATATATAAATAGTATAAATAATAAAAAATTTTCGTTATTAAACAGCTTACAGAAGTTAAATAAAATAGGTTCTTCGCATGGAATTGGAAGAATAGATTTTGTAGAAAATAGAACTGTGGGAATTAAATCTAGAGGATGTTATGAAACACCAGGAGGAACTATAATATCTAAAATAATACAGTCTTTAGATCAGTTAATATTAGATAGAGATTGTTTACGATGGAAAAATGTTATAGCTTCAGAATTCTCTTATTTAATATATGATGGAAAATGGTTTACTCCTTTTAGAAAAGTTTTACTAAAAAATATAAAGTTTTTTGCTAAATTTCTTACTGGAACTGTTATAGTTAGATTATATAAAGGTAATGTAACTGTATTGAAGAAAAAATCTCAAAATTCTTTGTATTCAAAAGAATTTTGTACTTTTAACGATGAGAATTTTACATATAAACATAGTGATGCAGATGGATTTATAAAACTATTAAATATGTCATCTTTGATAAGATCTATGAAGAAATTAAATTGA
- the argH gene encoding argininosuccinate lyase: MFLWGGRFKKKSNKSFLNFNKSLSFDYILVKQDILSSIIWSKTLLKCNLINNAEQNIIENCLIKIKKNVKNDLSIILNSDCEDIHTWIEQEVIKRIGSIGKKLRTGRSRNEQITTILKMWCISIIKKIIISLKSVQKKILHLSEKYIDIVMPGYTHLQIAQPIFFSHWCLSYFEMIDRDKNRLIDILKRIDYCPLGSGAISGISYNIDRYKLAEDLNFTDITKNSIDSVSDRDYVVEILSCSSIGMMHLSRLSEDLIFFNTSEANFIELSDKITSGSSLMPQKKNPDILELIRGKCGRVYGSLISILVVLKGIPMAYNKDMQEDKECLFDSVKTWYDCICMVSLVFENISLNKKSCLKSVKNSFANATDLVDYLVAKGMTFKEAHILVGKIVLYSISKNKHLNEIKLYILKTYSILFEEDVYEYISIEKVLERKNSIGGTSKKQILNSIELARKRV; encoded by the coding sequence ATGTTTTTATGGGGTGGAAGGTTCAAAAAAAAATCTAACAAGAGTTTTTTAAATTTTAATAAATCTTTAAGTTTTGACTATATTTTAGTAAAACAAGATATATTATCTTCTATTATTTGGTCTAAAACTTTATTAAAATGTAATTTAATAAACAATGCTGAGCAAAACATTATAGAAAATTGTTTAATTAAAATTAAAAAGAATGTAAAAAATGATTTAAGCATTATTTTAAATAGTGATTGTGAAGATATCCATACTTGGATTGAACAAGAAGTTATAAAACGTATAGGAAGTATAGGTAAGAAGCTTAGAACTGGAAGAAGTAGAAATGAACAGATCACTACAATATTAAAAATGTGGTGTATTTCTATTATAAAAAAAATAATAATTTCTTTAAAAAGTGTTCAGAAGAAAATATTACATTTATCAGAAAAATATATTGATATAGTTATGCCTGGATATACTCATTTACAGATTGCTCAGCCAATATTTTTTTCACATTGGTGTTTATCATATTTTGAAATGATAGATAGAGATAAAAATAGGTTAATCGATATTTTAAAAAGGATAGATTACTGTCCTTTAGGATCTGGAGCTATCTCAGGAATTTCTTATAATATAGATAGATATAAGTTAGCGGAAGATTTAAATTTTACAGATATTACAAAAAATAGTATAGATAGTGTTTCAGATAGAGATTATGTAGTAGAAATTTTATCATGTTCTTCTATAGGAATGATGCATTTATCCAGATTGTCTGAAGACTTAATATTTTTTAATACTTCAGAAGCAAATTTTATAGAATTATCTGATAAAATCACTTCTGGTTCTTCTTTAATGCCTCAGAAAAAAAATCCTGATATACTAGAATTAATACGAGGAAAATGTGGAAGGGTATATGGGTCTTTAATAAGTATATTAGTAGTTTTAAAAGGAATACCCATGGCATATAATAAGGACATGCAGGAAGATAAAGAGTGTTTGTTTGATTCTGTAAAAACTTGGTATGATTGTATTTGTATGGTAAGTTTAGTTTTTGAAAATATTTCTTTAAACAAAAAAAGTTGTTTGAAATCTGTAAAAAATAGTTTTGCAAATGCTACTGATTTAGTCGACTATTTGGTTGCAAAAGGTATGACTTTTAAAGAAGCACATATACTGGTTGGAAAAATTGTATTATATTCTATTAGTAAAAACAAACATTTAAATGAGATTAAACTTTATATTTTAAAAACTTATAGCATTCTTTTTGAAGAAGATGTTTACGAATATATATCTATAGAAAAAGTTTTAGAAAGAAAAAATTCTATTGGAGGAACTTCTAAAAAGCAAATTCTAAATAGTATTGAATTAGCTAGAAAAAGAGTATAA